In a genomic window of Ancylothrix sp. D3o:
- the dnaG gene encoding DNA primase, with translation MEIPRLHPDTIEEVKQRLDIYDIVSEQVSLRKSGKDYTGLCPFHDEKTPSFTVSPSKQMYYCFGCGAGGGAINFLMEVGKRPFNEVVFDLAKRYQIPIRTLEPEKRQELQRQITLREQLYEILAITTNFYQHALYQPGGNIALEYLQTERKLSPEIIQQFQLGYAPAGWETLYHYLLETKNFPVQLIEAAGLIVNRKSGTGYYDRFRDRLMIPICDSQGRVIGFGGRTLTDEMPKYLNSPETELFEKGKTLFALDKAKTAISKQDKAIVVEGYFDAIALHAAGITNAVASLGTALSLTQVRQLLRYTESKQIILNFDADKAGTNAAERAIGEIASLAYRGDVNLRILTLPNGKDADEYLKTYSAEDYQILLESASLWLTWQIDQLLQTKDLKQPDQYQQIATEMVKLLSNITNDNQLTYYVDYCAEILSLRDSRRTPIIRENLLNQITSRCAELLRIDESCIVAPLIENKLKISSRPPLRHNVSTPEKSKPEMPVSGETNLLKKAEAFLLQSYIHYPEYRSAVIEVLAERKLEFTLEPHKKLWQFITELNDLQAEPLKLISALQDCYLAENSGEVSQISYLFHLDEKTQLDTVRTPLVIRAAAASIDRVICENKIREALQELHKIDLLTNLELGQFYQQQLLTQKARIKELEKERYTTFKDLVSVPWL, from the coding sequence ATGGAAATTCCCCGTCTACATCCCGACACCATCGAAGAAGTTAAACAAAGACTCGATATTTACGATATCGTTTCTGAACAAGTTTCCCTCAGAAAAAGTGGCAAAGATTACACCGGCTTATGCCCTTTTCACGACGAAAAAACCCCCAGCTTTACCGTCAGCCCCAGCAAACAAATGTATTATTGTTTTGGCTGCGGTGCCGGTGGTGGGGCTATCAATTTTCTCATGGAAGTTGGCAAACGTCCCTTTAACGAAGTCGTCTTTGATTTAGCCAAACGATATCAAATTCCTATCCGTACCCTCGAACCCGAAAAACGCCAAGAACTTCAACGCCAAATCACCCTCCGAGAGCAACTTTATGAAATTCTCGCCATCACCACCAATTTCTATCAACACGCCCTTTATCAACCCGGTGGAAATATTGCCTTAGAATATCTCCAAACAGAACGCAAACTTAGCCCAGAAATTATCCAACAATTCCAACTTGGCTACGCCCCCGCCGGTTGGGAAACGCTTTATCATTATCTTTTAGAAACCAAAAATTTCCCCGTTCAACTCATCGAAGCTGCCGGTTTAATTGTTAACAGAAAATCCGGAACCGGCTATTATGATCGCTTCCGAGATCGTTTAATGATTCCTATCTGCGATTCTCAAGGCAGAGTCATCGGTTTTGGTGGCAGAACTCTCACCGATGAAATGCCAAAATACCTCAACTCTCCCGAAACAGAATTGTTTGAAAAAGGCAAAACTCTCTTCGCCCTCGACAAAGCCAAAACCGCCATCAGCAAACAAGATAAAGCCATCGTTGTTGAGGGATATTTTGATGCAATTGCCCTTCATGCTGCCGGTATTACCAACGCCGTCGCCTCCCTGGGAACTGCCCTGAGTTTAACCCAAGTGCGGCAACTTTTACGCTATACAGAATCAAAGCAAATTATCCTCAATTTTGATGCCGACAAAGCCGGTACAAATGCCGCCGAAAGAGCAATTGGTGAAATTGCATCCCTTGCCTATCGCGGTGATGTCAATTTGAGGATTCTTACCCTCCCTAACGGCAAAGATGCTGATGAATATCTCAAAACTTATTCAGCCGAAGATTATCAAATTTTGCTAGAAAGTGCCTCTTTATGGTTAACCTGGCAAATTGACCAACTTTTACAAACCAAGGACCTAAAACAACCGGATCAATATCAGCAAATAGCAACAGAAATGGTGAAGTTATTATCCAACATCACCAATGACAATCAGCTTACTTATTATGTCGATTATTGTGCAGAAATTCTTTCTTTGCGGGACTCGCGGCGCACTCCCATAATTAGGGAAAATTTGCTAAATCAAATAACAAGCCGGTGTGCAGAACTTTTGAGAATTGATGAGTCTTGCATTGTTGCACCTTTGATTGAAAACAAGCTCAAAATCAGCAGCCGGCCTCCTCTAAGACACAACGTTTCTACCCCAGAAAAATCTAAACCTGAAATGCCGGTTTCTGGAGAAACCAACCTCTTAAAAAAAGCCGAAGCTTTTCTATTACAATCTTACATTCATTATCCTGAATATCGCAGTGCCGTCATAGAAGTTTTAGCAGAAAGAAAATTAGAATTTACTCTTGAACCCCACAAGAAATTATGGCAATTTATCACAGAATTAAATGATTTGCAGGCTGAACCCCTTAAACTTATTTCCGCTTTACAAGATTGTTATTTAGCAGAAAATAGCGGCGAAGTTTCCCAAATATCTTACCTGTTTCATCTCGATGAAAAAACCCAACTTGATACAGTTCGCACTCCTTTAGTCATTCGCGCCGCCGCCGCATCAATTGACCGCGTAATTTGCGAAAATAAAATCCGCGAAGCCTTACAAGAGTTGCACAAAATCGACTTATTAACGAATCTCGAATTAGGGCAATTTTATCAACAACAACTGCTTACCCAAAAAGCTCGAATCAAGGAATTAGAAAAAGAACGTTATACAACTTTTAAAGATTTAGTCAGCGTTCCTTGGTTGTAA
- the rodA gene encoding rod shape-determining protein RodA — protein MWQNVLLRIGRQPALAPWQHIDWILLSLVVGLTALGGVMIRSVELHLGHTDWWQHWITGGIGLTIAMLIARNHYEALIQWKWFIYGFINIALISVRFIGTQALGAQRWINVFGFHVQPSEFAKVGVIITLAALLHNRGATTIPNMLKILAVTAVPWALVFSEPNLGTSLVFGAITMGMLYWGGANPGWLILMLSPVISAIVFNIYFPGWVVWSIAMGIIGWRTLPWQAFGSIASLVINVASGWLGHIFWGLLKDYQKERIILFLDPNKDPLGGGYHLIQSRIAIGAGQIWGKGLTQGTQTQLNFIPEQHTDFIFSAIGEELGFIGCLVVFIAFWLLCLRLVLIAQNAKDNFGSLIAIGVLSMIIFQVVINIGMNIGLAPVTGVPLPLLSYGRSALLSNFIAIGLVESVANFRPRKKY, from the coding sequence ATGTGGCAAAACGTACTGCTGAGAATAGGTCGCCAACCGGCGCTCGCTCCTTGGCAACACATCGACTGGATCTTATTAAGCCTCGTAGTCGGGCTAACGGCGCTCGGTGGCGTGATGATTCGCAGTGTAGAATTACACTTAGGTCACACCGACTGGTGGCAACACTGGATTACAGGCGGCATCGGTTTAACCATTGCGATGTTAATTGCTCGCAACCATTATGAGGCTTTAATTCAGTGGAAATGGTTTATCTATGGCTTTATTAATATCGCCCTAATTTCGGTGCGATTTATTGGTACCCAAGCCCTCGGAGCACAGCGGTGGATTAACGTTTTTGGCTTCCACGTTCAGCCCTCGGAATTTGCAAAAGTTGGCGTCATTATTACCCTAGCTGCACTTCTCCACAATCGCGGTGCAACAACGATTCCAAATATGCTCAAAATTTTAGCCGTTACTGCTGTACCTTGGGCGCTGGTTTTTTCCGAGCCAAATTTAGGAACTTCCCTTGTTTTTGGAGCGATTACAATGGGGATGCTTTATTGGGGGGGAGCTAACCCTGGTTGGCTCATTCTCATGCTTTCTCCGGTTATTTCTGCCATTGTTTTCAACATTTATTTTCCGGGGTGGGTTGTTTGGTCAATTGCAATGGGAATTATTGGCTGGCGTACCCTCCCTTGGCAGGCGTTTGGCTCGATAGCATCTCTGGTAATTAATGTAGCTTCTGGATGGTTAGGACATATTTTTTGGGGCTTACTCAAAGATTATCAAAAAGAGCGAATTATTTTGTTTTTAGACCCTAATAAAGACCCCCTTGGTGGCGGTTATCACCTCATCCAATCTCGGATCGCCATCGGGGCCGGTCAAATTTGGGGCAAAGGTCTAACTCAAGGCACTCAAACACAACTCAATTTTATTCCAGAACAGCATACAGATTTTATCTTTTCTGCGATAGGCGAAGAGTTAGGTTTTATTGGTTGTCTAGTAGTGTTTATCGCCTTTTGGTTACTTTGTTTACGCCTGGTTCTAATTGCCCAAAATGCCAAAGATAATTTTGGATCTTTAATCGCCATTGGCGTACTTTCCATGATTATCTTTCAGGTAGTTATTAATATTGGGATGAACATTGGTTTAGCCCCAGTAACCGGCGTTCCCTTGCCTTTGCTGAGTTATGGGCGTTCTGCTTTGCTGAGTAATTTTATCGCCATAGGTTTAGTAGAATCTGTCGCCAATTTCCGACCTCGAAAGAAATATTAA